In the genome of Asterias amurensis chromosome 16, ASM3211899v1, one region contains:
- the LOC139948886 gene encoding uncharacterized protein: MHTVTSFVHYTQQPPGNKQNIPASAATRFDTGECTPDMNLAPMESKQPSKTIGNGGITFACRDPSLQARLVMDQISRERGQQYQHSMVQAILGKQGESHVQVSESRPFWCKLKLPNIDGKHVHACHCDTINRQLGTLSMTGAFQAKSTKLPATNLAGRKLAGRQQSITKPPNSLPNCIPTSSSEGKVSARKSKDCKRQTRQSIHKTKIDVQSTPDVRGRTSDVGIEQSNETKKCPMMVKMLRSRTFDATVRKRTPVGIADIHRQASLQSRTRVLSNNHAENKIPIIQNSHTTNQNVSTKWKARSEIQPRGGHADEHLDTNMFPDSLELAREKSFEITFPGYDTRFVDLLEPVGNDEYRNLHLSDIDKKIDTRIHASSVEKCRRWLNKWVLPP; this comes from the exons ATGCACACGGTAACCAGCTTTGTACATTATACTCAACAACCTCCTGGTAATAAACAGAACATTCCAGCCAGCGCAGCCACACG GTTTGATACTGGCGAATGTACGCCAGACATGAATTTGGCTCCTATGGAGAGCAAGCAACCATCAAAGACTATTGGCAACGGTGGAATAACTTTTGCTTGTCGAGATCCATCGCTACAAGCCAGATTGGTCATGGATCAGATCAGTCGAGAAAGGGGACAGCAGTATCAGCACTCCATGGTACAGGCTATATTGGGGAAACAAGGTGAGAGTCATGTTCAAGTATCAGAGTCGCGACCCTTTTGGTGTAAGCTGAAACTTCCCAACATCGACGGGAAACATGTTCATGCATGTCACTGTGATACCATCAATCGCCAGTTAGGAACACTTTCAATGACTGGCGCGTTTCAAGCAAAGAGTACAAAGTTGCCGGCCACAAACCTCGCAGGTCGAAAACTCGCGGGTCGTCAACAGAGCATCACCAAACCACCAAACTCCTTGCCAAACTGTATCCCTACAAGCTCTTCTGAAGGAAAAGTATCGGCAAGGAAATCCAAAGATTGCAAGCGGCAGACCCGCCAGAGTATtcataaaaccaaaattgatgtACAATCCACGCCTGATGTCCGAGGTCGAACAAGTGACGTTGGTATAGAGCAGTCAAATGAAACTAAGAAGTGCCCAATGATGGTTAAAATGCTAAGGAGTCGGACGTTTGATGCAACTGTTAGAAAGCGGACACCTGTCGGCATTGCTGATATACATCGGCAAGCCTCGCTACAGTCTCGAACTCGTGTCTTGTCCAACAATCATGCTGAAAATAAAATACCGATCATTCAGAACTCGCACACTACAAACCAAAATGTGTCGACAAAATGGAAAGCAAGATCTGAAATACAACCACGGGGAGGGCATGCAGATGAGCACCTGGACACCAATATGTTCCCAGACAGCTTGGAACTGGCGAGAGAAAAGTCCTTCGAGATTACGTTCCCTGGGTATGATACTAGGTTCGTGGATTTACTGGAACCGGTTGGTAATGACGAATACAGAAACTTGCATTTAAGCGacattgacaaaaaaattgACACGAGAATTCACGCTTCATCTGTAGAAAAATGCCGTCGATGGCTCAACAAATGGGTCCTTCCACCGTag